A stretch of the Channa argus isolate prfri chromosome 9, Channa argus male v1.0, whole genome shotgun sequence genome encodes the following:
- the LOC137132526 gene encoding filamin A-interacting protein 1-like has translation MHPFGKCSKMVSRNQGAQKRHNTLSHPDQGHNLQNKRESWEDRHTRDDLSHDDLLFLLSILEGELQARDEVIAVLKSEKTDPALLGAHYGLSGPEKVLRALQRDALHTQQAHLQDVYKKTITELKHLVDAHRSSSKQMLEQLLEVSHSHSLALCRMEEQERSHSAFTQKNNCLTTLLEQDRERLKLLIVKEREYQDIKEKKCEREISTLKEELSRLKTFALLVVKEQKCMSELLEGLRRRVGELTTITDHIAQEVGVAFSSAKKVEHYNKSQSTMAAPSLLSEVEVLRRRVVEMEGKDEELIRIGDQCQELDRRLAREASHCRSLKVEVDKLSDRISELDRIEEALGKSKQDCSMLKGSLEREKEVSKMLSLELENLKVRVRELEAAEGQLEKREVTFRQDLAKLRSLTVALVEERKNMAEKLQQAEEKLNRKDGKRNEQSNLSTMTERLKEERQQTLWSQADLEERIKGIAKERDGLQERLKTEEGRNRELQSKITIMKKRLQILENRREKEEKYACSSFPNHANHHGQAEDNKVNELTQGLEKLQNRLMDKELLEEELQKLEENFETLERKFKDEQRRSKALTGELEVAKRELSRYEQAEKEEVNQEHLLLCRLQKEQVKSRLLSREVDALKEKLQKLMGTEESICRVQTNHLSLQRKLTEQEAKNRELAREMKELSSELDRYRQVKSLTPNRQHYSEHHQTTKEVQTDPADSLQSGYSKTLDEENDDPNPNHNEEVINRRTSLVNNLNSVNNNISQCSSVSGNGIDVHQTVNGEVMMLTHTPGQPLHIKVTPHHMLNTAMLEISSPTGDTATSYTSTAVIPTSGASPKQRITIMSAVNTKTPPPSPDRTISPLNGASITRVLSPNSSRSVTPDHNSSPIQIVTVRTCSPEPPEATSQPVFCKTPERQNSWQKSNSTDSSPSIITTEDNKIHIHLGSPYLQPLNGMTHGIPQLGGPYYLRHEQRTQVLASGCHVKGVGKITSSITITPTTSPTTHAPNITVSGLCD, from the exons ATGCACCCCTTTggtaaatgcagcaaaatggtTTCTAGGAATCAAGGTGCTCAAAAGAGGCACAACACTCTCTCCCACCCTGACCAGGGGCATAACCTGCAAAACAAGCGGGAGAGTTGGGAGGACAGACACACAAGAGATGACCTGTCCCATGATGACTTGTTGTTTCTGCTCAGTATTCTGGAGGGAGAACTACAG GCCAGAGATGAGGTAATTGCTGTGTTGAAATCAGAGAAGACAGACCCAGCTCTACTGGGGGCCCACTATGGTTTGAGCGGACCAGAGAAGGTGCTTCGTGCCCTGCAGAGAGATGCCCTCCACACCCAGCAGGCCCACCTGCAGGATgtctacaaaaaaacaattactgag CTTAAGCACTTAGTGGACGCCCATAGGAGCTCATCTAAACAGATGCTGGAGCAACTTCTGGAGGTGTCCCACTCTCACAGCCTTGCCCTGTGCAGGATGGAGGAGCAAGAGAGAAGCCACAGTGCTTTTACCCAAAAGAACAACTGCCTTACCACTCTACTGGAGCAGGACCGAGAGAG ACTAAAGCTGCTCATTGTAAAGGAGAGAGAATATCAGGATATAAAGGAGAAGAAATGTGAAAGAGAAATATCAACTCTAAAAGAGGAGCTGAGCAGGCTGAAGACTTTTGCACTCCTGGTTGTGAAAGAGCAAAAGTGTATGAGTGAGCTGCTGGAGGGACTGAGACGTCGTGTTGGAGAATTGACCACCATCACTGACCACATCGCGCAAGAGGTTGGTGTTGCTTTCTCAAGTGCAAAGAAAGTGGAGCACTATAACAAAAGCCAGAGCACCATGGCAGCCCCAAGTCTGCTGTCGGAGGTGGAGGTGCTGAGGAGAAGGGTGGTGGAAATGGAGGGGAAGGATGAGGAGCTGATACGCATCGGGGACCAGTGTCAAGAACTTGACCGCAGACTAGCAAGGGAGGCCAGCCACTGCCGCAGCCTGAAGGTTGAAGTGGATAAACTCAGTGACAGAATCAGTGAACTGGACAGGATAGAGGAAGCTTTAGGGAAGAGCAAACAGGACTGTAGTATGCTAAAGGGAAGCTTAGAGcgagagaaagaggttagcaaGATGCTGTCGCTTGAGCTTGAGAATTTGAAAGTAAGGGTGAGAGAGCTAGAGGCTGCAGAAGGTCAACTCGAGAAGAGGGAAGTTACATTTAGACAGGACCTGGCAAAGCTCCGGTCACTGACTGTAGCTTTGGTAGAGGAGAGAAAGAACATGGCTGAGAAGCTACAGCAGGCTGAGGAAAAACTCAACAGGAAGGATGGCAAAAGAAATGAGCAAAGCAATTTGTCAACAATGACAGAAAGACTAAAAGAGGAGAGGCAACAGACACTATGGTCCCAAGCCGATTTAGAGGAAAGGATCAAGGGAATAGCAAAAGAAAGAGATGGGCTTCAAGAGAGATTAAAAACAGAGGAGGGGAGGAACAGAGAGCTACAGagtaaaataactataatgAAGAAAAGGTTACAGATCTTAgaaaacaggagagaaaaagaggaaaagtatGCATGTAGCTCTTTTCCAAACCATGCTAACCATCACGGCCAAGCAGAAGACAACAAAGTCAATGAACTGACCCAGGGGCTAGAAAAGCTGCAAAACAGACTGATGGACAAGGAGCTGCTGGAGGAAGAACTGCAGAAATTGGAGGAGAACTTTGAGACCCTGGAAAGAAAGTTTAAGGATGAACAAAGGAGGTCGAAGGCTCTAACAGGTGAGCTGGAGGTGGCAAAGAGGGAGCTTTCCAGGTATGaacaggcagagaaagaggaggttaACCAAGAACACCTTCTCCTTTGCCGTCTTCAGAAAGAGCAAGTTAAGTCCAGACTCTTAAGCAGAGAGGTAGATGCGCTGAAGGAGAAACTCCAGAAGCTGATGGGGACAGAGGAATCCATCTGCAGGGTGCAGACAAATCACTTATCACTGCAGAGAAAACTGACTGAACAAGAGGCCAAAAACAGAGAGTTGGCCAGAGAAATGAAGGAACTCAGTAGTGAGCTAGACAGATATAGACAAGTCAAGAGTCTGACGCCCAACAGGCAACACTACTCAGAACATCATCAGACCACCAAAGAAGTGCAAACTGACCCTGCTGACAGCCTGCAATCTGGCTACAGCAAAACACTAGATGAAGAAAATGATGATCCAAACCCAAATCACAACGAAGAAGTCATAAACAGAAGAACCTCTCTTGTCAACAACCTCAACAGCGTGAATAACAACATAAGCCAATGCAGCAGTGTTTCAGGCAATGGCATAGATGTACACCAAACAGTAAACGGAGAGGTGAtgatgttaacacacacaccaggacaGCCTCTGCACATCAAGGTAACACCACATCACATGCTTAACACAGCCATGCTAGAAATTAGCAGCCCCACTGGGGACACGGCCACATCCTACACCAGCACAGCTGTGATCCCAACAAGTGGAGCTTCGCCTAAGCAGAGAATCACCATCATGTCTGCAGTTAATACTAAGACACCCCCTCCAAGCCCTGACCGCACCATCTCTCCACTCAATGGAGCATCCATTACTCGAGTGTTAAGTCCAAATTCATCACGCTCTGTGACACCAGACCACAACAGCTCCCCCATTCAGATTGTAACGGTCAGGACGTGTTCGCCAGAGCCACCGGAAGCCACAAGCCAGCCTGTCTTTTGCAAGACTCCGGAGCGGCAGAACAGCTGGCAGAAGTCCAACAGCACCGACTCAAGTCCCAGTATTATCACCACAGAGGATAACAAGATCCATATCCATCTGGGGAGTCCATACCTCCAGCCTCTGAATGGGATGACACATGGCATCCCACAGCTTGGTGGGCCGTACTATCTTCGACATGAGCAAAGGACTCAAGTACTTGCCAGCGGCTGTCATGTGAAAGGTGTTGGCAAGATTACAAGTAGCATCACTATAACCCCTACTACCTCACCCACCACACATGCACCAAATATTACAGTAAGTGGCCTTTGTGATTAG